A genomic region of Aeropyrum pernix K1 contains the following coding sequences:
- the ahcY gene encoding adenosylhomocysteinase yields MAQGFKVRDLSLAGEGRMQIEWAERHMPVLMRLRSSMGGDKPLSGVRVAACLHVTKETAVLVETLRKWGAEVYLAPSNPLSTQDEVAAALAEAGIGVFAWRGMTPEEYKWALSTVAGREPDIVIDDGADLHVLLHEEMRSVGEKVWGGTEETTTGVIRLRALEREGRLLYPVIAVNDALTKFMFDNRYGTGQSTVDGVLRATNILIAGKTVVVAGYGWVGRGIAARFRGMGAKVVVTEVDPVRALEAAMDGFTVTTMDEAASLGDVFITATGNINVIDARHMEKMKDGAILANAGHFNVEINVAALEEMSVSKRRVRRYLDEYRLPDGRRLYLIGEGRLVNLVAAEGHPSEVMDMSFSNQALAVLKIAGERGRLEKRVHRVERIQDEMVARLKLETMGVRIDSLTEEQKLYLQKWK; encoded by the coding sequence TTGGCCCAGGGCTTCAAGGTTAGAGACCTCTCCCTCGCCGGGGAGGGTAGGATGCAGATAGAGTGGGCGGAGAGGCATATGCCCGTGCTGATGAGGCTCCGCAGCAGCATGGGCGGCGATAAACCTCTTAGTGGGGTTAGGGTTGCCGCGTGCCTCCACGTCACCAAGGAGACTGCTGTGCTGGTTGAGACCTTGAGGAAGTGGGGTGCCGAGGTTTACCTGGCCCCCAGCAACCCCCTCTCCACCCAGGACGAGGTTGCAGCGGCCCTGGCGGAGGCTGGTATAGGGGTCTTCGCCTGGAGGGGTATGACGCCTGAGGAGTATAAGTGGGCCCTATCCACTGTGGCCGGGAGGGAGCCGGATATTGTTATCGACGATGGCGCCGACCTCCACGTCCTCCTGCACGAGGAGATGAGGAGTGTGGGGGAGAAGGTGTGGGGCGGCACCGAGGAGACCACCACCGGCGTTATAAGGCTTAGAGCCCTAGAGAGGGAGGGGAGGCTCCTATACCCGGTCATAGCTGTTAACGACGCCCTAACCAAGTTCATGTTCGACAACAGGTACGGTACGGGGCAGAGCACTGTGGACGGGGTTCTCAGGGCTACTAACATACTTATAGCGGGCAAGACCGTCGTCGTGGCAGGCTACGGCTGGGTCGGGAGGGGTATAGCGGCGAGGTTCAGGGGTATGGGGGCTAAGGTGGTCGTGACAGAGGTCGACCCGGTGAGGGCTCTGGAGGCCGCTATGGACGGGTTCACAGTAACCACCATGGATGAGGCCGCCTCCCTCGGGGACGTGTTCATAACAGCCACCGGCAACATAAACGTGATAGACGCTAGGCACATGGAGAAGATGAAGGACGGGGCTATACTGGCCAACGCCGGCCACTTCAACGTGGAGATAAACGTCGCCGCTCTCGAGGAGATGAGCGTCTCGAAGAGGAGGGTGAGGAGATACCTTGACGAGTACAGGCTCCCCGACGGGAGGCGCCTCTACCTCATAGGTGAGGGGAGGCTGGTCAACCTGGTGGCTGCTGAGGGCCACCCGAGCGAGGTTATGGACATGAGCTTCTCCAACCAGGCCCTAGCAGTGCTGAAGATAGCGGGGGAGAGGGGGAGGCTTGAGAAGAGGGTGCACAGGGTTGAGAGGATCCAGGACGAGATGGTGGCTAGGCTGAAGCTAGAGACCATGGGCGTGAGGATAGATAGCCTGACGGAGGAGCAGAAGCTATACCTGCAGAAGTGGAAATAG
- a CDS encoding geranylgeranylglyceryl/heptaprenylglyceryl phosphate synthase: protein MAVKRRRLLEKLLERRSRGRLHFTLIDPDKTGPGEAGEIAARAAEAGSDAILVGGSIGVTFEETDGVVKAAKRSGLPVILFPGGHTNASRHADAVLFLTVMNSDNPYYIVQAQILGAPLALKLGLEAIPTSYIIVGYGGAAGFVARARPIPYEKPELAALHALAGAMMGGRIIYLEAGSGAPKPVPPEAVAASRKLVDAAGYGGEVLLTVGGGVRTPEAARMLAEAGADVLVTGTLAEESPGKLADVVEAFKSA, encoded by the coding sequence TTGGCGGTGAAGAGGAGGAGGCTTCTGGAGAAGCTCCTGGAGAGGAGGTCTAGGGGGAGGCTCCACTTCACCCTCATAGACCCCGACAAGACCGGGCCCGGCGAGGCAGGGGAGATAGCGGCCAGGGCTGCCGAGGCGGGGAGTGACGCAATACTTGTTGGCGGGAGCATAGGTGTCACGTTCGAGGAGACTGACGGGGTTGTGAAGGCTGCGAAGCGCTCAGGCCTGCCGGTGATACTCTTCCCCGGCGGCCACACCAACGCCAGCAGGCACGCCGACGCGGTGCTCTTCCTGACCGTCATGAACAGCGACAACCCCTACTACATAGTGCAGGCCCAGATACTCGGCGCCCCCCTGGCGCTCAAGCTGGGGCTCGAGGCTATACCCACGAGCTACATCATCGTGGGGTACGGCGGCGCCGCAGGCTTCGTCGCCAGGGCCAGGCCCATACCCTATGAGAAGCCAGAGCTGGCCGCGCTGCACGCGCTAGCCGGGGCCATGATGGGGGGGAGGATAATATATCTCGAGGCCGGGAGCGGCGCCCCCAAGCCTGTGCCCCCGGAGGCCGTGGCGGCCTCCAGAAAGCTCGTAGACGCCGCGGGCTACGGGGGCGAGGTCCTCCTTACGGTCGGTGGAGGGGTTAGGACTCCCGAGGCCGCGAGGATGCTAGCCGAGGCAGGGGCTGATGTGCTAGTAACCGGCACTCTGGCCGAGGAGAGCCCGGGGAAGCTCGCCGATGTTGTGGAGGCCTTCAAGAGCGCCTAG
- a CDS encoding MazG nucleotide pyrophosphohydrolase domain-containing protein: protein MRVRCVQEAIRRAYYDRDASRGLFQTFSWLVEEVGELSEALRKGDKGSMAEEIADVIAWTISIANLVGVDVEEALRSKYGGELSGCEG, encoded by the coding sequence TTGCGGGTGAGGTGTGTCCAGGAGGCTATTAGGAGGGCCTATTACGATAGGGACGCCTCCAGGGGGCTCTTCCAGACCTTCTCATGGCTGGTGGAGGAGGTGGGAGAGCTGTCGGAGGCATTGAGGAAGGGTGATAAGGGTAGTATGGCCGAGGAGATCGCGGACGTCATAGCGTGGACTATTAGCATAGCCAACCTGGTCGGCGTGGATGTGGAGGAGGCCCTCAGATCAAAGTACGGGGGCGAGCTATCGGGCTGCGAAGGCTAG